One genomic segment of uncultured Desulfobacter sp. includes these proteins:
- a CDS encoding CinA family nicotinamide mononucleotide deamidase-related protein translates to MTKGHVFSTGNEVLFGDTVDTNSAFLCRQLKRSGITVIKTSAVRDDMTALVSEIKSIASAADVCVMTGGLGPTSDDLTAEALAKAAGVKIKLDTAALSSMKKYFDKRGRTLTPANEKQAMLPEGVQFMENRHGTAPGFSMTISNCRFFCMPGVPREMERMFDLKVRPQLNEITGHAGEIQVISLIVFGMPESRVEKALSGFSVQFPGIHLGSRIRFPMIEVRLSRLKEVVSDSQKGLDGAAEMNQAKQWVMEKIGPKVISDQGLTLAQEVGRLLTERGQTLSVAESCTGGLVAHLITDVPGASGYFLFSATTYANSAKEAILNVSHKTLENNGAVDETTALEMATGVRAAGRSDWAVSTTGIAGPTGGSEDKPVGTVCIGVAGPLESHSQRFLLDRGDRERNKQLFAAMALEVLRRELVKN, encoded by the coding sequence ATGACCAAAGGCCATGTTTTTTCCACAGGCAATGAGGTGCTGTTTGGCGATACTGTAGATACCAACAGTGCATTTTTATGTCGGCAGCTTAAACGTTCAGGGATAACAGTAATCAAAACAAGTGCTGTGCGCGATGATATGACAGCCCTGGTCAGCGAGATTAAAAGCATTGCATCTGCCGCAGATGTATGTGTGATGACAGGCGGCCTTGGACCGACGTCTGATGATCTAACGGCCGAAGCCTTGGCCAAAGCGGCCGGGGTGAAAATTAAGTTGGATACTGCAGCCTTAAGTTCCATGAAAAAGTATTTTGATAAACGCGGGCGTACCCTTACACCTGCCAATGAAAAACAGGCTATGCTGCCTGAAGGCGTTCAGTTTATGGAAAATCGTCATGGTACTGCTCCGGGTTTTTCCATGACCATCAGCAATTGCCGATTTTTTTGTATGCCTGGCGTCCCTAGGGAAATGGAGCGGATGTTTGATTTGAAAGTCAGACCCCAATTGAATGAAATAACAGGGCATGCTGGTGAAATCCAGGTCATAAGCTTGATAGTGTTCGGCATGCCTGAGTCCAGGGTCGAGAAGGCGCTTTCCGGTTTCAGTGTACAGTTTCCTGGAATTCATCTGGGTTCCAGGATCAGATTCCCCATGATTGAGGTGAGACTCTCCCGGCTCAAAGAAGTGGTGTCCGATTCCCAAAAGGGCCTGGACGGTGCCGCAGAGATGAATCAGGCTAAACAGTGGGTGATGGAAAAAATTGGGCCTAAAGTCATTTCAGACCAGGGACTGACCCTGGCCCAGGAAGTGGGGCGGCTTTTGACAGAGCGTGGGCAGACACTCAGTGTGGCTGAATCCTGTACCGGCGGACTTGTGGCGCACCTGATAACGGATGTACCGGGTGCCTCTGGCTATTTTTTGTTTTCAGCCACCACCTATGCCAATTCAGCCAAGGAAGCTATTCTTAACGTGTCCCATAAAACCCTGGAAAATAATGGAGCGGTGGATGAAACCACTGCCCTTGAAATGGCAACTGGCGTCAGAGCCGCCGGCAGATCGGACTGGGCTGTGTCCACCACCGGCATTGCAGGCCCAACCGGTGGGAGCGAAGACAAGCCTGTGGGGACCGTATGTATTGGGGTGGCAGGTCCTTTGGAATCGCATTCCCAAAGGTTTCTACTGGACCGCGGTGACCGTGAGCGCAACAAACAATTGTTTGCCGCCATGGCCCTTGAGGTGCTGCGCAGGGAGCTTGTGAAAAATTAA
- a CDS encoding cold-shock protein — translation MANGTVKWFSESKGFGFIEQADGGNDVFVHHSGINAAGFKSLNEGEQVSYDIVQGPKGPAAANVTVI, via the coding sequence ATGGCAAATGGTACTGTAAAATGGTTTAGCGAGTCAAAAGGTTTTGGATTTATTGAACAAGCAGATGGTGGCAACGACGTGTTTGTACATCATTCTGGTATCAACGCAGCTGGTTTTAAATCTCTCAATGAAGGTGAACAGGTTTCATACGACATTGTACAGGGTCCCAAAGGACCGGCAGCTGCAAATGTAACCGTGATTTAA
- a CDS encoding OmpA family protein: MKKLIVTGVVIVLSATLFSCATMQTKQERGTAVGAGTGAAVGAILGQVIGRNTQATLIGAGIGAAFGGLTGNQVGKYMDLQEQELRNAIAASESASIQREQDILRATFKEKAYFDYDSSQLKPGAYSELERISDILIKYPHSRIEVAGHTDTKGSEEYNQSLSERRAQVVANQLIYNGVSAQRVVAVGYGESRPIYSNDAMNRRVEILIKPVVEGSL; this comes from the coding sequence ATGAAAAAATTGATTGTCACTGGTGTTGTTATCGTTTTATCGGCCACTCTTTTTTCATGCGCAACCATGCAGACGAAACAGGAGAGAGGAACGGCGGTGGGAGCAGGTACCGGCGCAGCTGTCGGCGCTATTCTAGGACAGGTCATTGGCAGGAACACACAAGCCACACTTATCGGCGCCGGCATCGGTGCCGCCTTCGGCGGGCTTACAGGTAATCAGGTCGGTAAATATATGGACCTGCAGGAGCAGGAGTTGCGAAATGCAATTGCAGCTTCCGAATCGGCAAGCATACAACGAGAGCAGGATATTTTGAGGGCAACCTTTAAAGAAAAAGCTTATTTCGATTATGACTCAAGCCAGTTGAAACCAGGGGCATATTCAGAACTGGAAAGAATTTCGGATATTTTAATCAAGTATCCCCATTCCCGCATTGAAGTGGCCGGGCACACTGACACCAAAGGTTCGGAAGAATATAACCAAAGCCTATCAGAACGAAGAGCCCAAGTTGTCGCAAACCAATTAATTTACAATGGGGTTTCCGCCCAAAGAGTCGTGGCCGTCGGCTATGGGGAGTCCCGGCCAATATATTCTAATGACGCAATGAATCGTCGTGTAGAAATTCTTATTAAGCCGGTCGTGGAAGGTTCTTTGTAA
- a CDS encoding NAD(P)-binding protein, which produces MKIGIIGSGIAGLSAAWLFNRAGHWVTLFEKHQTLGMDAHSMTFEQEGVALRTDVPPRIFNVTQWPNLLNLYRELDVAVDPIDPSQSFSLLGQPNFLNVDVAYQPKLPDGPEITEQLNQIMNDVARFVLGAPQDLADGLSVQNTLTDYLQHQNYSHAFIYDFLYPILASTVCTCSYECLDAYPAPVILQTLLNLFGSHPLLRTKYGTRDVVKRLSRGIDDIRYNTTVCAVNLTPDGVKVETTRGQADIFDHLIVATQANQAQNFLSNPSEAECKMLDAFSYEDVPVFVHQDPALMPVKYKDWAHINLIIAKDRSAAMCCVWMNRFNPDWQIDQPIIQTINPVVKPQPDTILAGYNLQRPVVNKQSLAGLELLKQLNQQADRRIWFCGSYAAEGVPLLESAVVSTLRVANRLSIQLPATFSPINI; this is translated from the coding sequence ATGAAAATTGGAATTATTGGGAGCGGCATTGCCGGTTTAAGTGCGGCCTGGCTTTTCAATCGAGCTGGACACTGGGTAACACTGTTTGAGAAACATCAGACCCTGGGGATGGACGCGCATTCAATGACCTTTGAACAGGAGGGCGTTGCCCTGCGTACGGACGTTCCCCCCCGTATTTTCAATGTCACTCAGTGGCCCAATTTACTCAATCTCTATCGTGAATTGGACGTGGCTGTTGATCCTATCGATCCATCACAATCTTTTAGTTTACTTGGTCAACCGAATTTTCTGAATGTGGATGTCGCCTATCAGCCTAAACTTCCGGACGGGCCTGAAATTACAGAACAGCTGAATCAGATTATGAACGATGTAGCCCGGTTTGTCCTTGGCGCTCCTCAGGATTTGGCAGATGGTTTATCCGTTCAAAATACCCTGACAGATTATCTTCAACACCAGAATTATTCCCACGCTTTTATCTACGATTTTCTTTATCCTATACTCGCTTCAACGGTTTGTACATGTTCCTATGAATGTTTGGATGCTTACCCGGCCCCCGTTATTTTACAAACATTACTGAACCTGTTTGGATCCCATCCCCTGTTGCGAACAAAATATGGCACCCGAGATGTTGTCAAGCGTTTGAGCCGTGGTATTGATGATATCCGATATAACACAACGGTCTGTGCCGTGAACCTGACACCGGATGGTGTCAAGGTGGAAACGACAAGGGGGCAGGCCGACATATTTGATCACCTAATTGTCGCCACTCAGGCCAATCAAGCCCAAAACTTTTTATCCAACCCCTCCGAGGCTGAATGCAAAATGCTCGACGCTTTCAGCTATGAGGATGTGCCTGTCTTTGTTCATCAGGATCCTGCCTTGATGCCTGTCAAATATAAAGATTGGGCGCATATAAACCTCATTATTGCCAAGGACCGGAGTGCCGCAATGTGCTGTGTCTGGATGAACCGCTTTAATCCGGATTGGCAAATTGACCAACCCATTATCCAGACCATTAATCCTGTGGTTAAGCCCCAACCAGATACCATACTTGCCGGCTATAACCTGCAACGGCCGGTCGTCAATAAACAATCATTGGCCGGCTTAGAATTATTGAAACAATTAAATCAGCAAGCTGACAGGCGGATTTGGTTCTGTGGCTCCTATGCTGCTGAGGGGGTACCCCTTTTAGAAAGTGCCGTTGTGTCCACTCTGCGGGTAGCCAATCGTTTGTCGATTCAATTGCCGGCAACCTTTTCGCCCATTAATATTTAA
- a CDS encoding Glu/Leu/Phe/Val dehydrogenase: MEDIFALSDSLGPAKVIHVYQPHLGLKGVLVVDNVATGPSIGGLRVATDVSTVECARLARAMTMKNAAAGLPHGGGKSVLYADPQMDLEKKELLIRAFAHALRNEKDYIFGPDMGVNEECMAWIKDEIGRSVGLPRELGGIPLDEIGATGFGLQHAIEVAIEYCDFSLSGARLVVQGFGAVGSHAARFLSQKGAVLVGVADSKTTIHDPDGIDVEELIRIKAGGGSMLDYPRGTKLKNDAVIDIDCDIWVPAARPDIVHKDNVHRLKTKLIAQGANIPLTSEAEQYLHAKGILNLPGFIANAGGVICAAVEYHGGSQTTAMADIGNKISANTRTMLEEAKQKNILPRQAALNLAQRRVMKAMKLKRWGIF; encoded by the coding sequence GTGGAAGATATTTTTGCATTGAGTGACAGTTTAGGACCGGCCAAGGTTATTCATGTCTATCAGCCGCACCTCGGCCTCAAAGGGGTGCTTGTGGTAGACAATGTCGCCACCGGCCCCTCCATTGGAGGATTGCGAGTGGCGACGGATGTAAGCACGGTCGAATGTGCCCGTCTGGCCAGAGCTATGACCATGAAAAATGCCGCAGCGGGACTCCCCCATGGCGGGGGCAAGTCCGTGCTTTACGCTGACCCGCAAATGGATCTGGAAAAAAAGGAATTGTTGATTCGTGCCTTTGCCCATGCCCTGCGTAATGAGAAGGATTATATTTTCGGTCCGGACATGGGCGTTAATGAGGAATGCATGGCCTGGATCAAGGATGAAATAGGCCGTTCCGTGGGGTTGCCCCGTGAGCTGGGCGGCATTCCCCTGGACGAAATCGGCGCTACCGGGTTCGGTCTCCAGCACGCCATTGAGGTCGCCATTGAGTACTGCGACTTTTCCCTTTCCGGTGCGCGCCTTGTGGTACAGGGATTTGGCGCGGTGGGCAGCCATGCCGCTCGCTTTCTCTCACAAAAGGGGGCCGTTCTGGTGGGGGTGGCCGATTCCAAAACAACCATCCACGACCCGGACGGTATTGATGTGGAAGAACTGATCCGGATCAAGGCGGGCGGAGGCTCGATGTTGGACTATCCGCGGGGCACAAAACTCAAAAACGATGCGGTAATTGACATCGACTGTGACATCTGGGTGCCTGCCGCCCGACCCGATATCGTGCATAAGGACAACGTCCACCGCCTGAAGACCAAGCTGATTGCCCAAGGGGCCAATATCCCACTAACCTCGGAAGCAGAGCAGTATCTCCATGCCAAGGGGATACTCAACCTGCCCGGTTTCATCGCCAATGCCGGCGGAGTCATCTGCGCTGCAGTGGAATATCACGGGGGCTCCCAAACAACGGCCATGGCAGATATCGGCAATAAAATCAGCGCCAATACCCGCACAATGCTGGAGGAGGCCAAACAAAAAAACATCCTCCCCAGGCAAGCGGCTCTGAATCTGGCGCAGCGCAGGGTAATGAAGGCGATGAAGTTGAAGCGTTGGGGAATTTTTTAA